TGTCCCTTTGTCTTCCTattatacacaaaaaaaaaaaaaaattagcataaaacaattaatcaacaaaactgcaaataaaatcaaaatcaaaacttgatACCGACAAATGTTAAAATGGTAAATTTAGCTTAAAAAAACTAACATAACCGAATCATTTGAATCAATCACATATGCAAACAAAAAATGAACCCAGATTCTAGAAAATAGTCTCTGCTTTTATAAAAAGGTTTCAACTTTATAAGGAAActggaaaaataaaaacaggAAAAGTCTTTCAGACAGAACAACATTAGAAACTCACGGATTCGAGCATAATCGCTGGGAATGTCGGAAGCCCTCGAGGCTGCGAGATACGAGGAAGACAAAAGGTGAGAACTTTGAAATCTAATTttaaggaaagagagagagagagagagtaattcaacccaaaattagggttcatatGAGTCAAAAGACTAAAATGGAGACCAAAGTTTGattcctttttttatattttgtttggtCTCTCCACTATATCCGTTtgattttttctatttatataaatagacagaaaatacaaaaaaaacacacaagaatgtcttttggattttaaTGTTTTCGGCGGTctctttttattgttttttccttttagatatttatattttaattttaaagtaggaaattaaaacataaaaatgcaAATTCCAAATACCAATTATTGTCAGTTAACCACTAAAAATGGATATGTGTTAGTTCCAATCCGCGTATAATAACATGGTCAGAAAAGTCTCATCAGCTAGCTCCACTAATGACTAATCTCCACATGGATGaacatgtcctcttgatacTATTCTAAAAATTCTTACAAAATCAGGACAAAGAATTTTACAAGAAACTTTAAGTACAACTGCCATGGAATCCTGAAAGATAGATGTGCAATaagagagaaaaataagaaCAGTTGGTCTCAAACATCATCTAATATGAGTTTGTttggtgtttaaaaaaaagagtgaatattgttttggaaaatgAATGCCCAAACAAGGGGTAAGCAAAATGAAATGAAAGTCCCAATTCTGCTCCGTTCATAACAACACATGATCACCTACAATTCGCCCATTTCTaaaaattgatatctattttaaattaaaactagatcttgatccgcacaaccgtgcgggtgattatttttatttgttgacacataattattttctttacgTGACTAATTGTAATATTTACAATATTACTAATTgattaacataatattttaaaatataacaattttatagttcacatacaataattttttttaattttcagtgatagcatattttatattatgtgaTACAAAATTCTGAATTGAAATATATGGTTAaggataaaaaatttaattgaaattattatattaaattaatatcacaaatttagttataattacaaaactaattagatatttagattttttatatataaaattaaatatacatttaagttttaaataaacacgaaattaacaaatattttataacaaaagtATTTGGTGAAAActgaaatatacatttatataaataaatacgaaattaattaaatatttaaaagggttacttttaatgaaaatgaataatatatttatattgtaaataaaaaaaatatgaaaagattttATTCATATACAATTTCAGAGAAAATATAGGAAtatctatttgatttttttgttttataataattaaaaataattcatatatttataaaaaatataatttaaacaacTTTCTAAGGggtggtccaaattaaaaatcacacatgaactAAGTCATCACTTCTATCTTAATAGATAAGATTATATGTAAAAATTTgtcaactattttatttattaattatattttgttcaaCAGTACTAAAATTGAACTACTACTATATTGTTATAACTAATCTATGTTTTAATCCAAAATTACTAGTAATATTAAATATGTTTCTAGttatttttagattattttagtCTATTTCCAGAAATATCATAGGCTCTCTAAGTTctaaaatgtttattatatgtTCTTTCTAACTTTTATAATACGTTAATATTAACTTTATGTTATCATGATTATGTCTTTCTGATCTAAGGACACTTGTATTCGTGAtgttatatacacaaaatagCCGTTACTGTCCCATTGTCTTATGACGCACGTTGTCTCAAAATCAACATCATGGGTCCAGCAAAGGCTATATTGACTAagacacaaacacaaacaaacaaaactctttTTTGAtaaacgaaaagaaaaaaaaatacttttccaaatgaaaattttcaaaattaaaatcgtGACAATGACAATAATATATTGGAAAGTTCGAACCAATGTGATTTGAAACAAAAGCGAATATCTAGAAAttttgaacttgaatatgattATGacagaacaaaaacaaaaccatcaAATTaagatttcatttttaaaaattaaagatgTAATTATAACTGAATTGAAATCAACACTGACGGCATaccaaaacataacaaaaaaaaaaaaaaagataaacaaactaATTCGATAAATATTAAGTTTGCTTAACAATTCATAAAATCAAAggataaataaaaaccaaatccaaaacagattaTTCGAGttcaaaatgaagaaaataaaatccaaACGAAGTCTTAGAAGGCGAAAGAGAGACGAGAGATGCCACCAGATTTTTCAACCCAAGGAACATAGAAACTGAGTTTACCAGTTTCCTCCTCCCACTTAAACTCAGCCTCCTTGTCTCCCACGTAACACTTCTCTGGAGCAGAACTCGAATACGCCATGAAGCTACCTTCTCCTTTCACATCAATCAGAATGCTGTTACCACCAGTAACCTCCATCTCTTGAACAGTTCCAACACAGTTGAACATGTTGATCAACCCTAGAGGTGCAAACCTAACCCCTGAGCTTCCTAGTTCCGTGACAGGCACGAAACTGAACAGATCAAAGGAAGATGGCTTTAGGGTTATCTCCATCGCGTCAGATTTGGAGTTCATGAAAAGGATCTCCTCGGATTGGTTCTTGTAGACCAAGTAATCTCCAGAGTAGATCACTTCAGATCCTTCATCTTCAGGGTTTTGGTCCCACTCTATGTCCGAGACATGGATTGTTCCTGAAACAGACATGTAACATTCTTTGTAACCCTTGAACCTATGCTCCTTTGGGCTCCAACCAGCTCCTTGACAGTTAAATGCTCCAATCACTCCTCCAAACTGAAACAAAACATCTAAGTTTTAGTAACGTTGTAAGcatttaattttggttttaaagATGATTACCTTGTTGAAGTTGAAGATCTTGAGGATTGATTCTTTGTCAAACAAAGGGTTCTTGAAGAGAGAATCTCTTGTGGGAAGAGCATAGTGGATACACCTTGGGACGGTACCATCAAAGAAAGCAAGTTTCTTGATGAGTTCAAAGTTATGCGAGCCTTCACCAAGATGGTCACTGAGGTAGACGGGTCCACCAGAGATGGCTCTAGACGCCGCATGGTACTCGGCACAGACATGATCAGACTGGAACATGTCCCAATCCGGTTGAATCATTTGACCCATCCACAAACTGTTGTAAGAACAGTGAATCATGTGTAGTCCTTGTAGCCAGTACACTCCTTGTGGGTCACCATGTGGGTCTTGCCACCAAAAGTCATCACCTAATCAAAATgtcaaaaacaattttttataagtaaagAAACAATAGAAGTgtgttcaaaaaataaataaatagaaacaatagaagtaaaacaaaaatattataaatatattattaccaACTCTGCCTATAGAGATTTGCTTTGTGGCAAGGAAGAAGAACTCATTGCATTGTTGCATACTAGCAATGATCTCAGTTCCATTGAAGTTCTTAACCATAGATTTGGTCAAGCCATCATAGTAAGTCTTAGCAAGCTCCACTCTTCCTCCATGTTCTTCTGCTACTGATTCCAAGGTCTGAAACCAACGCACATACAGAAACAACAAGTTATAAATCatgtaaagaaaaaataaataaataaatgtaaagaAGAAACATAGAATGTAACAAAACCCAGAGACAACTTACTTGAAAGACATCAATCTTGGCTCCAGTAACTCCAACACTAGCAAGATAAGAGTGCATTGAATCATAGAACTCATGAGCCTTAGAAGGGTGAACAAGACCAATACCAGCTTCCACAATTCTATCGACCGCGAGATCAGTCATTGAAGCATCTAGACCAGGTGAAATATCAAATGGAACAACCTTTGATTCCAAATGTGTTAAAGTCTCAGGCCTAACACCATTCCAAGCACCGCATAAAGCATGCCACACGTATATACCATCTAAATTCTTAAACCTTGACCTCAAATCCCTAGTGAAAGCTTCCATACCTGACCCGGAAACATCCTCAGAGACCAAGGACTCTTGTTCACCATCAAACATTGCGTTGAGTTCTTCACTAAACTtcttgatcttctcatcaagcTCAGGAAGATCATGCTCGCCAAACTCACGGATCAGCTTCTGCTTCTCTATGATGGCTTGGATCCTCTCGGTGGCTTTGTAAATGATCATCTTAGGCTTGTGAGGATCAAAGTGAGAGGCGTCAGACGCTAAGAACGACCCACCTTTGTAGTTTCTGAACTTCTTGCACTCCTTGAAGCTGTGAAGCCTCGCGGTCATCTGCTCTCCGCCAAGAACAAGATTCTCCGCGTCTTTCCCCGGCTCGTCCCCATCAAAGCTTATGCTTTGCCATCCATCATCAATGATGACAAACTTGGGACACACGCCACCGTCTTCAAACTCCTTAACACCGGTCCAAATCGTCGCCGGGTCAACGGTCAAGTAGCAAGCGTCCCACGTGCACCAACCGAACTTGTCCACGATCGTCGGAAGCCTCTTCTCTTCTAGAAGCTTGAACGTGTTCATGTGGACACGTAGCGCGCTAAACGCCTCTCTCATCAGGTTGTAAGGATTGTCACAAACGTGAACGTAGGCGATGGCCTTGAAGGATGACTCTTTGACTTGAGTGGATCCACTCTCCACAGAGATCAAAACGTTACCGTTTTCGCCAGGGTTGAGCGCAGCTCTGAAAGAGCCTTCGATGATGGGTATGATGGCCACGTAGGAGTCGATCTCAGGAACCTTTAGCATCACCCACTGAGTCTCGGCTTGAAGATCCGACCCGGATTTTCCGACCCAGGCCGTCGACCACCACATCTTGAACCGGAAGACGCTGAGGAACTCTCTGTCCTCGAACCTCCCCAAGGAGTTCGTGAGAAGGTCAGAGGGTGAGTCTTTGGTGAATCCGAGAAACCCTCCTTTGTGAGCGTTGGCTTGAACACGGAGGATGGTCTGGAAAGGAGCATCGGTGGAGGAAGGAGTCGCAAACGGAGTGAACGTTAGGTTTTGAGGAACATCGGAGAGGATTGGGGAAGAGTGTTTGGCACGCAAGATCCCTTGGGAGAGGTTGAAACAGCTTTCTTGCAACCTAGGCTTGAGTTTCGGAACGGCAATGGGTTTGGTCTCGATGACATCGATGGTTGTTGCGAGAGACTCGTTAAGTGGAGCCATGAGGAAACAAAGGAGCTtgagagaaaaaagagagagcgAGTAAGTAAGAACAGAGGAAGCTTGAGGATGAAAATGATATCTTCTCttctgttatatatatacacaccaAGAAGATGGATAGAAGAGGATCGTAATAGTTTCCTTATTGACGTTTCGTATATTCGACTTACCTAATGTACATATTTCAATTCTATCCAATGATCTCTGTTAATCCGCGAGATCTTGCTTGCACAAGGAGATGATTTGACTGTAATAAATACGAAATTATATGCCTGTTAAATTAGGAAACATAGATATGTACGAATATAATCGAAAGATCTtcaataataaaaactttctaatGAACTTTTTCGACCAAAAAGATCATAGAATAAAGAGTTGGGGATGTTCTTGCAAGATCAAAGAAAAGCAAACGTAAAAGAAAAGATACAAGTGACTCGAGAAATTCATATTGCTTgtcatagttttttttgtcatattcACACGTCCCTTCTTCATGTGTGCATGCATGTATGCTACTTGGCAAAATATACAAACGACAGTTATTTaacgaaatatatatattgtatataactaaagaaataaaataaaggatAATATTGAATATGAACAAAATATGTAGTACTATATCTTTGATAATTGATGATATGCATTATAATTGGAAAgtgaatataattataaatgcaattagaaatatttcttaccaaataaatatatttttaagatcttttgtttctgttttaagATCATTTTATTTTGCTAAGCAAATCCATCAGAAGATTAGGCAAAGAATTACTCACGAGATTGAGATATTGATGATATTTACCTTCTTAAAGTTGACCATTGATGTTGATTATATCCTTTAATATAGGAAAACATAAATGTGGATTCAATAGGTAGTAAAGATCGTCTAGTTTGGTAATTGTTTGGATCTAGACAGCGTTGTTAACTCCACGATTTAAGCGGATGAGCAAATAACAAGATATAGAAGAAAGAGTTAGGGATGTTCTTGCAAGATCTTGAAGCTGCTAAAGAGAATAAAATGTGAACAAAAGATACTTTAAAAGAGAGTAAGAGAAATTCATATTGCTTGTCACAGTTTATTTTGTCATCTTCACGTCCCTTTGTTATGTCTGCATGCATGTTATGCTGCTTGGCAAACTCTCATGTTACTTTTTAacatttagacccaaaaaaaaactctcatgTTACTTAAGGAATTGTATAAATCATAAAACCAGAGAAATAAAttagggaaaattgtttttttagagcaaaaaaatgataactatgtcttTTTAGactaatcttatatattttatgtctcATTAggctaatttttttcaaaatggcaataatgcccttaaaattgtaatttttaaatataataaataatgaattcGATCAAACGGGATCGATTCAAAATTACAAGGtcgaacggatcgatcgatcctgatcattatgcagaacaaaaaaaaaacgcggagcatatactgatcgacctgatccatttcactcgatcggcaAAGGTTAATTTCATACATATCGACCGATCTCGAATTATAGACCGATCGAATCGTGGAAGCATAGATAtgaaatttttgagaaaattttgtgaacaatcaatggaatatagaagACAGCGTGAGAAGAAGGTTACcactttttcgttttttttttcgtttttttcggtttttttaaatcgattttttcaaaatatgaaagtgaatatttcccaatattttgtttccatatttttaggaattgATTTCTTATCCATAGAATACagctaatatgtagaaatcggtttctacaggtttttagaattatagtaatgtgtagattttgatttctatatgttttagatttacagtaaatctgtagaagtcagtttctacgtgttttagatttatattaatgtgtggattttgatttttaaatattttagatcggtaggttaagcgcggaatgtgtattctaaatatttttagaatattcttatttacgtagatcatgtattctaaacattgtcgattcaatgaaaaaaatggatttcgttttctaattcgtagaatgtcatttttactttatttagaacataatctgaaaattatgatttaaacatttttagaattgaaaaaaaataccactaagttcatataagtattttatcaatagttactattttccaattttttttgtttgtacaactatttattaaattttttaaaaaaatattaaaggatattataagtaaaaatagcataaataaatattagtcTAAAAatacatagttatcatttttttgctctaaaaaaacaatctTCCCAATAAATTAAAGGATGATATAAATTAGCGGTGATCTATATGATCCACGATTTCTTCGGTGTGAAAGGCTACCGGATATTTTATACGAACAAAAATAAGTAATAGTATATCTTCATATAACATTTACAcccaaaaaataatagtatatctTAATAATAGTATGATAACTATTGATTGGaaagttattttaatttaaaatatttaattactattattaattggaaaatgattttattttaaaatatttaatttattggcAAAGTAATAACGGATATAAATCAACGGTGATTAATTTATTATCAGGATAGCATAAATTAACGGTGATGATTATGAGGATGATATTAATTAACGGTGAACATTATGATGATTTATTTTTGGTTGTGAAAGGCTACTGTATATATGAACAAAATAAGTAATACTTCATCTTAATAATCGtatgatatgtattttattggagagttaactaatttttaaagatCTTTTGCAGCTTTCTGTTTTGAGAGCGTTTTTCTCTAAGCAAACCCatcataaaatttatttatatatatggcaAAGAATTATTCTCCGGcagaaatttatttttgtataataagAAGATTCAACTCAGTATTTGTTCTTTAGTTTACGGTTTAAGAATATTTCCAATTTagtctattttttcctctatatttttttctaataaaataaaatagttctaTTAAAGTAACTTTTCGTTCAATAatataactctataatagaaataGGGTGGCATTGGAAATGATCCAAGTAGATGAATAAATACCAAAAAGCCATGACAGGACACCTACCTGAGTAGCCTATTGAAATCTGCGTGTGTACTATGTAGCGTCAGAATATGTAATGACAGGACACCTACTCGTCAAGAGTGATGTTTATAGTTACTGCGTGATCCCTCTCGAGTTGCTTACCGGTAGAAAGCCTGTGGATATGTCCCAACCTATACAGGCCAAGAAAACCTCGTCACTTGGCTAAGTAACTTGCATTTTCATTGTCCATAACTTGTTTGTGTATGTCTTGAATGTAGAAAAATACTGTCCTAACAATCGGTAGACAAATCGTACCTAAACGTAAAAGAGTGATAAAACGATTAGGCGCTCCTAAGTCGGTCTAGGCATTCGCGTACTGACTAGTCCATATAGACCATCTAATTACTTCATAGTGATATCTCGAACATTGAtaaaaagtgatgattttggatgCAGACGAGGCCAGTTCTTAAAGATAAAGACATGTTAGAGGAACTAGTTGATTCAAGACTGGAAGGAAAATATCCAAAAGAAGATTTCATAAGAGTGTGCACAATCGCTGCCGCTTGTGTTGCACCTGAAGCTAGCCAGAGACCAACGATGACTGAAGTGGTTCAGTCACTTAAAATGGTTCAAAGGGTCGTTGAGTATCACCAAGACAAGACCCAGCTTTAAACGCTTCTAATAAAGCTCGTCCGAACCGGAGACATTCATTATCAGCTACCTTGGAGTCAGAAGCAACTTCTTCTATGTACATTCTCTACTGGTCCTTACTCTGGTTTAAGTGGCATTGTTCATGAAAATATTACACGAACAACTGTTTTCTCCGAAGATCTTCACGAAGGCCGGTGAAGAAAGGAAGCATGGCCTTTTTATTATCCTTCCTGATCTCACTTGCATTTATTCAGTGCATTTATTTATTACAGctttttgaagtttttgatatggattttccttttttagtgtacaaatgtgtgtgtgtatattaaaatataagctAGTTGCAAGTTCATGGGACTGAATGTTCAGATGGTTATCTCGTGAGTACACAAAGCAGCGGACTTGGGAGGCCGGCTCAAGGTATTAATGGATCATTgggcaaaaaaaaactaaattttttttacatgtatctatagataatataaattttcggGGGTCTTGttccaaattaattttaaaaagtttggatttttttttaatattatttttgttaaaaaaatgtttaggcCCCGGAACCTATATCCTCTTGCCCCATATCCTAAACCGGCCCTGCTTGGGATCGTACGATATGAAGACGCCGATGATCCATGCCGACTACAGTCAGGTGAGTCAACAACGAATAGAAACCTCCACTGCTTTGTGTACTTCAAAAGATAATCATCTCAACATTCAGCACATGTACTTGAATATGAACTTGGATATGTTTTATTCTTAACCAGCGGCCTTGGGCTAGTGGTACTTGAGGGGAAAACC
This genomic stretch from Brassica napus cultivar Da-Ae chromosome C9, Da-Ae, whole genome shotgun sequence harbors:
- the LOC106426636 gene encoding probable galactinol--sucrose galactosyltransferase 4; the encoded protein is MAPLNESLATTIDVIETKPIAVPKLKPRLQESCFNLSQGILRAKHSSPILSDVPQNLTFTPFATPSSTDAPFQTILRVQANAHKGGFLGFTKDSPSDLLTNSLGRFEDREFLSVFRFKMWWSTAWVGKSGSDLQAETQWVMLKVPEIDSYVAIIPIIEGSFRAALNPGENGNVLISVESGSTQVKESSFKAIAYVHVCDNPYNLMREAFSALRVHMNTFKLLEEKRLPTIVDKFGWCTWDACYLTVDPATIWTGVKEFEDGGVCPKFVIIDDGWQSISFDGDEPGKDAENLVLGGEQMTARLHSFKECKKFRNYKGGSFLASDASHFDPHKPKMIIYKATERIQAIIEKQKLIREFGEHDLPELDEKIKKFSEELNAMFDGEQESLVSEDVSGSGMEAFTRDLRSRFKNLDGIYVWHALCGAWNGVRPETLTHLESKVVPFDISPGLDASMTDLAVDRIVEAGIGLVHPSKAHEFYDSMHSYLASVGVTGAKIDVFQTLESVAEEHGGRVELAKTYYDGLTKSMVKNFNGTEIIASMQQCNEFFFLATKQISIGRVGDDFWWQDPHGDPQGVYWLQGLHMIHCSYNSLWMGQMIQPDWDMFQSDHVCAEYHAASRAISGGPVYLSDHLGEGSHNFELIKKLAFFDGTVPRCIHYALPTRDSLFKNPLFDKESILKIFNFNKFGGVIGAFNCQGAGWSPKEHRFKGYKECYMSVSGTIHVSDIEWDQNPEDEGSEVIYSGDYLVYKNQSEEILFMNSKSDAMEITLKPSSFDLFSFVPVTELGSSGVRFAPLGLINMFNCVGTVQEMEVTGGNSILIDVKGEGSFMAYSSSAPEKCYVGDKEAEFKWEEETGKLSFYVPWVEKSGGISRLSFAF